In bacterium, the following are encoded in one genomic region:
- a CDS encoding PD-(D/E)XK nuclease family protein — protein sequence MRRLFLAPFGAHDAGERLLRAALDSGVAPADILYLCPSPRRKELAKAELLRLSGKEAIVPSVFASLTQLARDLHDRFGSARRLPPELKPLLVQRLLTQEATSHKPQASSGSKARPSSRAPRPSSIGYARAVAGFITEVRRYVAAEDRSGLGARFEELMVGFEKPLASLIECLECLESYESELSRLNWIDDEGMLSQAVSHVPKAELPPVLVLDSFVAPNRLEADLIRALVENAESVLVLNYGSDPKDPDYAQPDRFTEFVQSLGGFETERVPLPSPLPTPEFLQYPDIEEEVKGICRAIIAQPGDIEGTFVAVPALAEFAPLVKRVFEDYGVHATVYPETSLSSSPPIVAALELLRCVDTDFERIAAAAALGSPYLPGLLQLDEGEDAENRRRAAAALNHYSRRGRIIKGRQNWDKIRERVLAAEDNGLEDSEDKFLEDVQRRVQHATKLIRTSLTENATLGTFAFSLKRLLGRVGFLSETTSDDTEAEHLADRKSLYDILDAITMFEQEFGGHSDTRARFIKTLVYLVENAKRSPETPPAGVTVVDMTETLGIHPRRLYFCGLTETSLPSAYSADPIMPDPVRKALGMPDLDWHQEHERFHFRRTIESPLTPPILSYHAANDGQPVLPTPFLTFKPTKAPSPNALYSEAEEQVARGNAVGKTFAESALEVDFSSDREVLAVLATDYGPARPVSVTQLERYKRCPYEFYIDYILGIETPEEPHYDIDARQWGLVIHLVMEKLYRDGPVEPEKLEAAALKALDATLKEVELPVFWTEVTRRVFTGLLPEIIRCETGLREGGFLPGRAELRLRGRLTEDIALKGRADRVDTSGRLFRILDYKTGSPRNIGGKAVLEGTHLQLPLYAWLYAAEHTQAVPDNFGIYTLREPEVRWFAGKKYDVKELIKAAADNAAEVVRQIRAGRFPAEPGDDRACDYCGLSHTCGRRLNEAAEIPMTKTQ from the coding sequence TTGAGAAGGTTATTCCTCGCGCCGTTCGGCGCGCACGACGCCGGTGAGCGGCTGCTCAGAGCGGCCCTCGACTCCGGCGTCGCGCCTGCTGATATCCTCTACCTCTGCCCCAGCCCGCGCCGCAAGGAGCTGGCCAAGGCCGAACTGCTGCGACTCAGTGGCAAGGAGGCTATCGTACCGTCGGTGTTCGCAAGCCTCACCCAACTGGCTCGCGACCTCCACGACCGCTTCGGCTCAGCCCGCCGCCTGCCACCTGAGCTCAAGCCTCTCCTCGTCCAGCGCCTGCTGACACAGGAAGCCACAAGCCACAAGCCTCAGGCCTCAAGCGGAAGTAAGGCCCGTCCCTCGTCCCGCGCCCCTCGCCCCTCCTCGATTGGCTACGCGCGTGCGGTTGCCGGCTTCATCACCGAGGTCCGGCGCTACGTAGCAGCCGAGGACCGCTCCGGGCTTGGAGCCAGATTCGAGGAATTGATGGTTGGGTTTGAGAAGCCGCTGGCCAGCCTGATCGAATGCCTGGAGTGCCTTGAGAGCTACGAATCCGAGCTCAGCCGGCTCAATTGGATCGATGACGAAGGGATGCTCTCTCAAGCCGTGTCGCACGTCCCCAAGGCCGAACTTCCGCCGGTGCTCGTGCTCGACAGCTTTGTGGCCCCGAACCGGCTCGAAGCTGACCTGATACGTGCCCTGGTCGAGAATGCCGAATCAGTGCTAGTGCTCAACTATGGCAGCGACCCCAAGGACCCGGACTACGCGCAGCCCGATCGCTTCACGGAATTCGTCCAGTCCCTGGGTGGGTTCGAGACCGAACGCGTACCTCTCCCCTCACCCCTGCCCACGCCGGAGTTCCTCCAATACCCCGACATCGAGGAGGAAGTCAAAGGAATCTGCCGCGCCATCATCGCCCAGCCGGGCGACATCGAAGGAACCTTCGTCGCCGTTCCCGCTCTGGCCGAATTCGCGCCCCTGGTCAAACGAGTGTTCGAAGACTACGGCGTGCATGCGACTGTGTACCCGGAAACGAGCCTCTCGTCCTCACCGCCGATAGTCGCCGCACTCGAACTCCTGCGCTGCGTCGACACCGACTTCGAACGCATCGCTGCCGCCGCCGCGCTCGGCTCGCCATACCTGCCGGGTTTGCTGCAACTCGATGAAGGAGAAGACGCAGAGAACCGCAGGCGTGCGGCTGCTGCCCTCAACCACTACTCCCGCCGCGGCCGCATCATCAAGGGTCGCCAGAACTGGGACAAGATACGCGAGCGCGTGCTGGCCGCCGAGGACAACGGACTTGAGGACTCCGAAGACAAGTTCCTGGAGGACGTACAGAGGCGGGTGCAGCACGCCACGAAGCTAATCAGGACAAGCCTGACCGAGAATGCTACTCTCGGCACATTCGCATTCTCGCTCAAGCGACTTCTTGGCCGGGTCGGGTTCCTGAGCGAGACCACGAGCGACGACACCGAAGCTGAACACCTGGCTGATCGCAAGTCGCTCTACGACATCCTCGACGCCATTACCATGTTCGAACAGGAGTTCGGCGGGCATAGCGATACGCGGGCTCGATTCATCAAGACGCTGGTCTACCTTGTCGAGAACGCCAAGCGTTCGCCCGAAACCCCGCCTGCCGGCGTCACGGTCGTAGACATGACCGAAACCCTCGGCATCCACCCGCGCCGGCTCTACTTCTGTGGTCTGACCGAGACCAGCCTGCCCTCCGCCTACTCGGCCGACCCGATTATGCCCGACCCGGTACGCAAGGCACTCGGCATGCCGGACCTTGACTGGCACCAGGAACACGAGCGGTTCCACTTCCGCCGTACCATCGAATCGCCGCTCACACCTCCCATCCTCAGCTATCACGCGGCAAACGATGGCCAACCGGTCCTGCCCACCCCTTTCCTCACGTTCAAGCCAACCAAAGCTCCGAGTCCGAACGCACTCTACTCCGAAGCCGAGGAACAAGTCGCCCGGGGCAACGCGGTAGGCAAGACCTTCGCCGAATCCGCGCTGGAAGTGGACTTCTCCAGTGACAGGGAAGTGCTTGCAGTCCTGGCTACGGACTATGGCCCGGCCCGGCCGGTCTCGGTCACGCAACTGGAAAGGTACAAGCGCTGCCCGTACGAGTTCTACATTGACTACATCCTCGGTATCGAGACGCCAGAGGAACCCCACTACGACATCGACGCGCGTCAGTGGGGACTCGTAATCCATCTGGTCATGGAGAAGCTATACCGGGACGGGCCGGTCGAGCCGGAGAAACTGGAAGCAGCCGCGCTCAAGGCGCTCGACGCCACTCTCAAGGAAGTCGAGCTGCCCGTGTTCTGGACCGAAGTGACCCGACGCGTATTCACCGGGCTCCTGCCGGAAATCATCCGCTGCGAGACCGGACTGCGCGAGGGCGGGTTCCTGCCCGGACGGGCCGAACTGAGGCTGCGGGGCCGGCTGACCGAGGACATCGCTCTCAAGGGCCGGGCTGACCGCGTGGACACCTCGGGCAGGCTCTTCCGCATCCTCGACTACAAGACCGGTTCGCCGCGCAACATCGGCGGAAAGGCCGTGCTCGAAGGCACCCATCTCCAGCTTCCGCTGTACGCCTGGCTCTACGCTGCGGAACACACGCAGGCCGTGCCCGACAACTTCGGCATTTATACGCTGCGCGAACCCGAGGTGCGCTGGTTCGC
- the asnS gene encoding asparagine--tRNA ligase — protein sequence METVIEKIGASVGSEVTLSGWVYNKRSSGKVRFLILRDGTGVIQCVFLKGQVPDAAFELADTVTQESSVAVTGSVREEKRAPGGYELTATDLKLIHLSEPYPITLKEHGVEFLMEHRHLWLRSARQHAVLRIRSEIVKAMRDFLDDSGFVLGDTPILTPAAGEGTTTLFPVDYYGEQVYLAQTGQLYNEAIAAAVRKTYCFGPTFRAEKSKTRRHLMEFWMLEPEVAFLDLAGDMTLAEELVAYTVQRVLAKRKPELATLERDTTKLEAVKVPFPRISYGEAVKLLQDKGKEIKPGDDFGGDEETLIGEAFDRPVMLHHYPAAIKAFYMKRDAQDPTLALAFDMIASEGYGEIVGGSQREDDLREMEKRIEENKLPRQAYEWYLDMRRYGSFPHSGFGLGLERTVSWICGLKHIRETIPFPRMLEKVYP from the coding sequence GTGGAAACAGTGATTGAGAAAATCGGCGCTTCTGTCGGCAGCGAAGTAACCCTGAGCGGCTGGGTATACAACAAACGGTCGTCGGGCAAAGTCAGGTTCCTGATCCTGCGCGACGGCACCGGCGTCATCCAGTGCGTGTTCCTCAAAGGCCAGGTCCCGGACGCGGCGTTCGAACTGGCCGACACGGTCACGCAGGAGTCGTCGGTCGCCGTCACCGGCAGCGTCCGCGAGGAGAAACGGGCGCCCGGCGGATACGAACTGACCGCCACCGACCTGAAGCTCATCCACCTGTCCGAGCCGTACCCGATTACCCTGAAGGAGCACGGCGTCGAGTTCCTGATGGAACACCGGCACCTCTGGCTGCGCTCGGCCCGCCAGCACGCCGTGCTGCGTATCCGCTCGGAAATCGTGAAGGCGATGCGCGACTTCCTCGATGACAGCGGCTTCGTTCTCGGCGACACGCCGATCCTCACGCCGGCCGCAGGCGAGGGCACAACCACGCTCTTCCCGGTCGATTACTATGGCGAGCAGGTCTACCTCGCCCAGACCGGCCAGCTCTACAACGAGGCAATCGCCGCCGCGGTGCGCAAGACCTATTGCTTCGGTCCGACTTTCCGCGCCGAGAAGTCGAAGACCCGACGCCACCTGATGGAGTTCTGGATGCTCGAACCCGAGGTCGCGTTCCTCGACCTTGCCGGCGACATGACGCTGGCCGAGGAATTGGTCGCCTACACGGTGCAGCGCGTGCTCGCGAAGCGCAAGCCCGAACTCGCGACGCTCGAACGCGACACGACCAAACTCGAAGCCGTGAAGGTACCGTTCCCGCGCATCTCGTACGGTGAGGCGGTCAAACTGCTGCAGGACAAGGGCAAGGAAATCAAGCCGGGCGATGACTTCGGCGGCGACGAGGAAACGCTGATCGGCGAAGCCTTCGACCGGCCGGTGATGCTCCACCACTACCCCGCGGCCATCAAGGCGTTCTACATGAAGCGCGACGCCCAGGACCCGACGCTGGCTCTCGCCTTCGACATGATTGCGTCCGAGGGCTACGGAGAAATCGTCGGCGGGTCCCAGCGCGAAGACGACCTGAGAGAGATGGAGAAGCGCATCGAGGAGAACAAGCTGCCGCGCCAGGCGTACGAGTGGTATCTCGACATGCGCCGCTACGGCTCGTTCCCCCATTCCGGGTTCGGGCTCGGACTCGAACGCACGGTATCCTGGATTTGCGGGCTCAAGCACATCCGCGAGACCATCCCATTCCCGCGCATGCTTGAAAAGGTCTATCCGTAA
- a CDS encoding ABC transporter permease: MSAIVAPIDYLAFLVRVVVGSWDPRRTWARFIAQLSVHGAGAIPVVIITSVFIGLTTAVQTTYQLMGVVPKYFVGMGVGRLVLIELAPVLTGFIVAGRSASAIAAELGAMRVSEQIDALEVMGVDPYRYLCLPRVLATCIGLPVLVVVTEVVAIFTALIIAEMMLDVPASVFTYGVTHFFMLRDFTGGIVKSVLFGLLIGTSGCYYGFNVHGGAEAVGRAATRAVVLSAVLILLVDFVIALVFFKT; encoded by the coding sequence GTGAGCGCTATAGTCGCGCCGATTGACTATCTGGCCTTCCTTGTCCGGGTCGTGGTCGGTTCGTGGGACCCGCGACGGACATGGGCCAGATTCATAGCCCAATTGTCGGTTCATGGTGCCGGAGCCATTCCGGTTGTCATCATCACTTCGGTTTTCATCGGCCTGACCACGGCAGTCCAGACTACCTACCAGTTGATGGGCGTTGTGCCCAAGTACTTCGTCGGCATGGGCGTGGGTCGCCTGGTGCTGATTGAGCTGGCCCCGGTGCTGACCGGGTTCATAGTGGCCGGCCGCTCAGCCTCGGCTATCGCCGCCGAGCTCGGTGCCATGCGGGTTTCCGAACAGATCGACGCGCTCGAGGTCATGGGCGTCGACCCGTACCGGTATCTCTGCCTGCCGAGGGTGCTCGCGACCTGCATCGGTCTGCCGGTGCTCGTGGTGGTCACCGAAGTCGTGGCGATATTCACGGCGCTCATCATCGCGGAGATGATGCTCGACGTCCCGGCCTCGGTCTTTACCTACGGTGTCACGCACTTCTTCATGCTGCGCGACTTCACCGGGGGCATCGTGAAGTCAGTACTGTTCGGCCTGCTGATCGGCACCAGCGGCTGCTACTACGGCTTCAACGTGCACGGCGGGGCAGAGGCAGTAGGACGGGCCGCGACGCGCGCGGTCGTCCTGTCCGCGGTGTTGATACTGCTCGTTGATTTCGTGATTGCGCTGGTTTTCTTCAAGACATGA
- a CDS encoding ATP-binding cassette domain-containing protein yields MIRVEEVSKRFRDYTVLDRVSFEIPDGKTTVILGPSGVGKTVLLKIMAGLLAPDAGRVYHDGNRIHFGRFADPRAETGGLGYVFQGGALFDSLTVAENVALVLEETTRLSRAEVRSRVSEALRRVGMAEHAELYPRALSGGMTRLVAIARALVAEPRCVFYDEPTTGLDPAIRERVSTMIRELREQRTRLQVVVTHDLDAARLLADSTYMLRAGKLVRADNVRKEDYEQAYA; encoded by the coding sequence ATGATCAGGGTTGAGGAAGTCAGCAAGCGCTTCCGGGATTATACCGTGCTGGACCGCGTGAGCTTTGAGATCCCGGACGGCAAGACGACCGTGATTCTCGGCCCATCCGGCGTAGGCAAGACTGTGCTGCTGAAGATAATGGCCGGACTGCTCGCGCCGGACGCCGGCCGGGTCTACCACGACGGCAACCGGATACACTTCGGCCGATTCGCGGACCCGAGAGCGGAGACCGGCGGACTTGGGTACGTGTTCCAGGGCGGGGCTTTGTTCGACTCGCTGACCGTTGCCGAGAACGTCGCCCTGGTACTGGAAGAGACGACCCGCCTGAGCCGCGCCGAGGTCCGGAGCCGAGTCAGTGAAGCGCTGCGGCGAGTCGGCATGGCCGAGCATGCGGAGCTGTATCCGCGCGCCCTGTCCGGCGGCATGACGCGGCTCGTAGCTATCGCGCGGGCCCTGGTGGCGGAGCCGCGCTGTGTCTTCTACGACGAGCCGACGACCGGGCTGGACCCCGCAATCCGAGAACGGGTCTCAACCATGATCCGGGAATTGCGAGAGCAGCGCACTCGCCTGCAGGTCGTAGTCACCCATGACCTCGATGCCGCCCGGCTGCTTGCCGACAGCACGTACATGCTGCGGGCGGGCAAGCTGGTTCGGGCGGACAACGTGAGAAAGGAAGATTATGAGCAGGCGTATGCGTGA
- a CDS encoding MlaD family protein: MRDVIVSLFVLGGIGLAIFAYVWFSGRVTGRDRLEYTIVFRDVAGLKVGDPVQVLGIEKGRVAGIRLAGKHVEVRVVLDRDFRPTTDTRFAVRSISYLGGDRYLMVTPGDSSPAAQNYVFRGINESLELESTFLRLDRLLSDLNPAELTDKLGKSAGDLVGTIHSELDSFRTNLSNTTDNLSTLAARLDTFVQLIDTNSTAGKLVRSDQLYDEVRGTNTELKDLITDIKAHPDKYVKVKFSLFK, translated from the coding sequence ATGCGTGATGTTATTGTTTCGCTGTTCGTGCTGGGCGGCATCGGGCTCGCCATCTTCGCGTATGTATGGTTCTCGGGTCGGGTGACCGGTCGCGACCGCCTCGAATACACGATTGTGTTTCGCGACGTAGCCGGGCTCAAGGTCGGCGACCCGGTGCAGGTGCTCGGCATCGAGAAGGGCCGAGTGGCCGGTATCCGGCTGGCCGGAAAGCACGTTGAAGTGAGAGTGGTTCTCGACCGCGACTTCAGACCTACGACCGACACCCGGTTTGCCGTCCGCTCAATCAGCTACCTCGGCGGGGACCGCTACCTGATGGTCACGCCGGGTGACTCGAGTCCGGCCGCGCAGAACTACGTGTTCCGGGGCATCAACGAATCGCTCGAACTCGAATCGACCTTCCTCAGGCTCGACCGGCTTCTCTCCGATCTCAACCCGGCCGAGCTCACCGACAAACTGGGCAAGTCGGCCGGTGACCTTGTCGGGACGATACACAGCGAGCTCGACAGCTTCCGCACCAACCTCTCAAACACGACCGACAACCTGAGCACCCTGGCTGCCCGGCTCGACACGTTCGTTCAGCTCATAGATACCAACTCCACCGCGGGCAAACTGGTGCGCTCGGACCAGCTCTACGACGAGGTCCGCGGAACCAACACTGAACTCAAAGACCTGATTACCGACATCAAGGCCCACCCGGACAAATACGTAAAGGTCAAATTCAGCCTGTTCAAGTAG